A single window of Nicotiana sylvestris chromosome 5, ASM39365v2, whole genome shotgun sequence DNA harbors:
- the LOC104228675 gene encoding uncharacterized protein, translating into MAAPPNFEEGQSTYRLPRLNGQYWWKTRMHDFIMTEDSELWDVICDGPFVPMKAVGEGTKTVSKTRKEYNGADRKVVEKNLKAKKIVVCGIGPDEYNRISTCEYAKEIWEALQTAHERTTQVNQYKIDMLTTKYELFKMKEDESIQEMHTRFTSIINELHSLGEIISTNKLVRKILSVLPGSWESKVNIIIEAKDL; encoded by the coding sequence atggctgctccaccaaactttgaggaaggacaatcaacctatagaCTCCCAAGATTAAATGGTCAGTATTGGTGGAAAACAAGAATGCATGACTTCATTATGACTGAAGACTCCGAGCTTTGGGACGTGATTTGTGATGGTCCCTTTGTTCCTATGAAGGCTGTTGGAGAGGGAACAAAGACTGTTTCAAAGACAAGAAAAGAATACAATGGTGCTGACCGAAAAGTTGTTGAGAAGAACTTAAAGGCGAAGAAGATTGTTGTGTGTGGCATTGGACCAGACGAGTATAATCGTATCTCGACATGTGAATATGCCAAGGAAATCTGGGAAGCTCTTCAAACGGCTCACGAAAGGACTACTCAAGTAAATCAATACAAAATAGATATGCTTACAACTAAGTATGAACTCTTTAAAATGAAAGAGGATGAGTCCATTCAAGAGATGCATACCCGCTTCACCTCCATAATcaatgagcttcattcacttggtgaaataattTCAACTAACAAGCTGGTCCGGAAGATACTCAGTGTTCTACCAGGTTCCTGGGAGAGCAAGGTTAATATTATCATTGAAGCCAAAGACCTGTAG
- the LOC104228674 gene encoding transcription factor MYB15-like encodes MVRAPCCERMGLKKGPWTAEEDQILISFIQRYGHENWRALPRQAGLLRCGKSCRLRWINYLRPDIKRGNFSEEEEETITKLHQVLGNRWSAIASRLPGRTDNEIKNFWHTHLKKRTEHNNYLASTTTTKRSFHDMMIPKRTTNVSQKINHHIIASNYQASQNIVTYHPTCDVEDLQENNSSSYSESTQSNKEESMQSINGENIGTESANEHGDTSFSNDMVFWYNIFISAGTISES; translated from the exons ATGGTAAGGGCTCCTTGCTGCGAGAGGATGGGATTAAAGAAAGGTCCATGGACTGCAGAAGAAGATCAAATTTTGATATCTTTCATTCAAAGATATGGACATGAAAATTGGAGGGCACTTCCTAGACAAGCTG GTTTATTAAGGTGTGGAAAAAGTTGCAGACTAAGGTGGATAAACTACTTAAGGCCGGACATTAAAAGAGGAAACTTTagcgaggaagaagaagaaaccatCACTAAGCTACATCAAGTTCTTGGAAACAG aTGGTCTGCAATTGCATCAAGGCTACCGGGACGAACAGATAATGAAATAAAGAATTTTTGGCACACTCACTTGAAGAAAAGAACAGAACACAATAATTATTTAGCATCTACTACAACTACAAAGAGAAGCTTTCATGATATGATGATACCTAAAAGGACAACAAATGTTTCACAAAAAATCAATCATCATATAATTGCTTCAAATTATCAAGCTTCCCAAAATATTGTTACCTATCATCCAACTTGTGATGTTGAAGATCTTCAAGAGAATAACTCATCGAGTTATTCTGAGAGTACTCAATCAAACAAGGAGGAAAGCATGCAATCCATTAATGGTGAAAATATAGGTACTGAATCTGCAAATGAACATGGGGACACTAGTTTCAGCAATGATATGGTTTTTTGGTATAATATCTTCATTAGTGCAGGAACCATATCTGAGAGTTAG
- the LOC138868427 gene encoding uncharacterized protein, with product MEKNAKAKEILICGLGPDEYNRISTWSNAKEIWYALQTAHEGTNQVKRVRIELLIRNYELFSMKESEPIHEMMTRFTIITNELKSLGKVFTSEEVVSKVLRILPAP from the coding sequence atggagaagaatgcaaAGGCTAAGGAAATCCTTATTTGCGGTCTTGGTCCTGATGAGTACAACAGGATATCAACTTGGTCTAATGCAAAGGAGATCTGGTATGCACTTCAAACTGCTCACGAAGGAACAAACCAAGTGAAAAGAGTAAGGATCGAATTGCTTATTAGGAACTATGAGCTCTTCTCCATGAAGGAGTCTGAGCCCATCCATGAGATGATGACTAGGTTTACTATAATAACAAATGAACTGAAATCACTTGGAAAGGTGTTTACTTCAGAAGAGGTTGTTAGCAAAGTTCTAAGGATTCTTCCAGCTCCATGA